The following are from one region of the Nicotiana tomentosiformis chromosome 7, ASM39032v3, whole genome shotgun sequence genome:
- the LOC104118914 gene encoding uncharacterized protein, protein MASGSSGRPNNGGFDFGSDDILCSYEDFAANQDPSNGTHSDPVIAPNSAKEFHKSRMTRSSMFPAPAYSPPEESSFNQDMICTVEKTMKKYADNLMRFLEGISSRLSQLELYCYNLDKSIGEMRSDLVRDHGEADSKLKALEKHVQEVHRAVQILRDKQELAETQKELAKLQLAQKDSTSSSNCQQNEEKNAQHLSDAKKSDNSHEVHGQQLALALPHQVAPQASLTNRPVEQPQQLPVQPPQPIPSQSMPPSQGYYLPPPQMVNQQAPTQLSQGQYLSSDSQYRNPQMQVPPQPAPPQVNQTPQVQSMPQYQQQWAQQVPQQVQHSQIPSMQQQARPTSPAVYPSYPPSQPNPTPETAPNSMPMQVPFSGISQPVASRPEAMPYGYDRSSRPLQQQPAPPHLKPSFGAVGDGYAASGAHPTLSPGNAYVMYDGEGTRGHPPPQPNFSQSGYPPSSFPPQNPQPTPSANLMVRPPQLVRNHPYNELIEKLVSMGYRADHVVNVIQRLEESGQPVDFNAVLDRLNGHSSGGSQRGW, encoded by the exons ATGGCATCTGGATCATCGGGTAGACCAAACAATGGTGGTTTTGATTTCGGGTCGGATGATATTTTGTGTTCTTATGAAGACTTTGCTGCTAATCAAGACCCATCTAATGGAACCCATTCTGATCCTGTGATCGCTCCCAATTCTGCTAAG GAGTTCCACAAAAGCAGAATGACAAGGTCATCAATGTTTCCTGCTCCAGCATACAGTCCACCAGAAGAATCTTCCTTCAATCAAGACATGATATGTACTGTTGAGAAGACCATGAAGAAATATGCCGACAATCTCATGCGTTTCCTAGAGGGAATCAGCTCACGCTTGTCGCAGTTGGAATTATACTGTTACAATCTTGATAAGTCTATTGGAGAAATGCGCTCTGATTTAGTTCGGGATCATGGTGAGGCAGATTCAAAACTGAAGGCTCTTGAGAAGCATGTCCAAGAG GTCCACCGAGCTGTGCAGATTCTAAGAGATAAACAAGAACTTGCTGAAACTCAAAAGGAGCTGGCCAAGCTTCAGCTTGCACAGAAAGACTCTACTTCATCCAGCAATTGTCAGCAGAATGAGGAGAAGAATGCTCAACACTTGTCTGATGCTAAAAAAAGTGATAACTCACATGAAGTGCATGGACAGCAACTGGCTCTTGCACTACCTCATCAAGTGGCACCCCAGGCTTCTCTTACTAACCGTCCTGTGGAGCAGCCACAACAACTACCGGTGCAGCCTCCGCAACCAATTCCATCCCAAAGTATGCCCCCGTCACAAGGATATTATTTACCCCCTCCTCAGATGGTAAATCAACAAGCTCCAACTCAGTTGTCTCAAGGACAGTATTTGTCATCTGACTCCCAGTATCGAAATCCTCAAATGCAAGTACCACCACAGCCAGCGCCACCTCAGGTGAATCAGACACCACAAGTCCAGTCAATGCCCCAGTATCAGCAGCAGTGGGCCCAACAGGTACCACAACAGGTTCAACATTCACAAATACCAAGTATGCAACAGCAAGCTAGACCTACATCACCTGCTGTTTATCCCTCTTATCCGCCCAGTCAGCCTAATCCTACTCCTGAGACGGCGCCCAATAGTATGCCAATGCAAGTGCCATTTTCTGGAATATCTCAACCAGTTGCTAGCCGTCCCGAAGCAATGCCTTATGGGTATGATAGGTCTAGTAGGCCCCTTCAGCAACAGCCTGCGCCGCCACATCTTAAACCTTCATTTGGTGCAGTGGGCGATGGGTATGCAGCTAGTGGAGCTCATCCAACACTCTCTCCAGGAAATGCATATGTGATGTATGATGGTGAAGGCACAAGGGGCCATCCACCACCACAACCAAATTTCTCACAAAGTGGTTATCCTCCCTCCAGCTTCCCTCCCCAAAATCCGCAGCCTACCCCCAGTGCAAATCTGATGGTTCGTCCACCTCAGTTGGTGCGCAACCATCCATACAATGAGCTGATTGAAAAGCTAGTGAGTATGGGCTACCGCGCTGATCATGTTGTTAATGTGATCCAAAGGCTTGAGGAAAGTGGTCAGCCTGTCGATTTTAATGCTGTCTTAGACAGGTTGAATGGACATTCATCTGGTGGTTCTCAGAGAGGATGGTGA